The following are from one region of the Candidatus Protochlamydia phocaeensis genome:
- a CDS encoding transposase-like zinc-binding domain-containing protein, giving the protein MNLNCPSCNSECIKKNGHIHNGKQNHRCLTCGRQFVEK; this is encoded by the coding sequence ATGAATCTAAATTGTCCAAGCTGTAACTCTGAATGTATAAAGAAAAATGGACATATTCATAATGGAAAACAGAATCATAGATGTTTGACTTGTGGTAGGCAATTTGTAGAAAAGAA